A single genomic interval of Pyxicephalus adspersus unplaced genomic scaffold, UCB_Pads_2.0 Sca3102, whole genome shotgun sequence harbors:
- the LOC140321377 gene encoding serine/threonine-protein kinase 40, with the protein MWALGVVLFTMLYGQFPFYDSIPQELFRKIKAAEYSIPEDGRVSENTVCLIRKLLVLDPQQRLTASEVLESLGGIISSWQSMSSLSGPLQVVPDIDQVTSPENLQETKVTEESSQYEFENYMRQQLLLAEEKNTIHEAKNFPQKRHFGNFPPIRRLGYDAQPVSPLDAAILAQRYLPPPHPTLPSSH; encoded by the exons ATGTGGGCTTTGGGTGTAGTCCTGTTCACCATGTTGTATGGTCAGTTCCCCTTCTATGACAGCATACCTCAAGAACTGTTTCGCAAAATTAAGGCAGCCGAATACTCTATCCCAGA ggaTGGCAGGGTATCCGAGAACACGGTTTGTCTAATAAGAAAGTTGCTGGTTTTGGACCCACAGCAGCGTCTTACTGCATCTGAAGTTCTGGAGTCTCTTGGAGGCATCATATCTTCATG GCAATCTATGTCTTCATTGAGTGGCCCGTTGCAGGTTGTTCCTGACATTGATCAGGTGACAAGTCCAGAGAACTTACAGGAG ACTAAAGTAACAGAAGAATCATCTCAGTATGAGTTTGAAAACTACATGCGACAGCAGCTTCTTctggcggaggaaaaaaacacaatccaTGAGGCCAAGAACTTCCCTCAGAAACGTCATTTTGGCAATTTTCCACCAATTAGAAGGTTGGGATATGATGCTCAGCCAGTGAGCCCTTTGGACGCTGCAATTTTGGCACAGCGATATCTTCCTCCACCACACCCGACTCTTCCCAGTTCTCACTAA